Part of the Streptomyces sp. NBC_01353 genome, TCGTGAGCGCCTGCGTGACGGACGCGTCCGTCCACTTGATCTCGTGCTTGGCCAGCTGGTCGTACTTCGTCGGGCCCGCCTGGGAGAGGTAGATGTTCTCGAACCAGTCGGTCAGGGTCCAGCCGTCCGCGCCGCCGACGGAGACCGGGGTGACGCCGGAGGCCGAGATGGTCTCGGCGGTGGCGAGGAACTCCTTCCAGGTCTTGGGCTCGGTGGCGCCCGCGTTCTCGAAGGCGGCGTTGTTGTACCAGATCAGGGACTTGTTGGCGGCCTTGAAGTACACGCCGTACTGCTTGCCGTCGACGGCGCCGAGGTCCCGCCAGCCCTGTGAGTAGTTCTTGGCGAGCTGCGCCTCGGTCTCGGGGCCGACCGGCTTGAGCCACTTCTGGGCGGCGGCCTGCTGGATCGCGCCGACCTGCGGGAGCATCGCCACGTCGGGCGGGGAACCGCCGGCGATCTTCGTACCGAGGAAGTTCACGATCGGGTCCTGCGCGGGCACGAAGGTGACGGTGGCGCCGGTGCGCTTCTCGAACTCCTTCAGGACCTTGGTGAAGTTCTCCTGCTCGGGGCCGGTCCAGACGGCCGCGACCTCGATCTTCTCGCCCTTGAGGGAGGGCAGGGTCACGGAGCTTCCGGAGGGTGCCGGTTGCCCGGGGTCCTTCTTGCCGCCACCGCCGCTGTCACCGTCGCCGCCGCAGCCGGCGAGGGCGAGGGTGAGTGCGGTGACCGTGGCGACGGTCCTTGCGGCCCTGCGTGTACGAAGAGTTGTGCGCATGAATGCCCCGTCTCTCCTGTGCGCGTGCTCGTCCCGTTCGCTCAGGTCTACGCCGGGGGCTCGGGGCCCGCAATACCGCCTTCCGTGCCAACCAGGGGATCGTGATGGGCTCGTGACGTCTTGTCAGGCGCGCGTCGCGGGCGTGAGGGGTGGTACGGGCGAGGCGTCGACCGAGCGGGCGGCGCGGTCGAGCGCGCTCGCGAGAAGCGCCAGATCGGTGGGGCCGTTGCCCAGCTCGCGGACCGGTCGGCGGGTGGGCGGGTCGCCCATCCGCTCCCACTCCAGCGGGACGACGGTCGGCCGGAGGGTCGCCGTGCGGGGGATGCGGCCGGTGACCCGGCCGGACTGGAACGGGGTCACTCGGCCGTCCGGGTGCCCGAGCCGCCCCCGACCGGGCGCGGGCTCGTCGGGACCGGCGGCGACGGGGGCCGGGTCGAGCACGACCCGCAGCCGGGCGCCGTGGGCCAGCTCGGTGTCCGCCGTACGGTCCGGCCGCGCCGAGGTCACGACCAGATGCACCCCGAGCCGCTCCCCGGACCGCGCCACGGCCTCGAGCGCCCGCACGACGGACCCGGCGGCAGGCCGCCCGGGCGACCCGAGCGCGGGCGCCACGAGCGCGTCGAAGTCGTCGACGAGGACGACGAGACGGGGGAGGGGGGTGGTGCCGGCGGGGTGGCCGGCCGTGTCGGCGGCCGCGGGCCGGTGGGCGGTGCTTCCGGCTGCCTCGGCCCGCACGCGCGGGGCCGCGCCGCCGTACGGGTCCGGCTCCCCGCCGGGCCGGGGGACGCGGGCGGACGCCCGGTCCACGAGGTCGGGGTCGGCGGCGGGGTGGGTGGTCCGTCCGCTGGGCCGGTCGCCGATCGCACCGTCGCCGGTGCGGGTCGTGCGGCCGCTGGGGTGGTAGGTGAGGTCCTCGGCCCCGGTCCCGGGGCCGGGCACCCGTCCGCTGGGGCGGTCGGCGATGTCGCCGTCGCCGCGACGCGGCAGCCTGCCGCTCGGACGGTCACCGAGATCGTCGCCACTGGTGCGCGGGTCGGGCACGCCTGGGTGGTCACCGCTGCGCGGCGTCCGCCCGCTGGGGTGGTACGTGAGGTCCTCGGCGCCGGTTCGGGTGGTCCGTCCGCTGGGCCGGTCGTCGATCCTGCCGTCGCCGGATTGGGCCGTCCGCCCGCTCGGCCGGTCGTCGATCCTGCCGTCACCGGCTCGGGCCGTCCGCCCGCTCGGGTGGTACGTGAGGTCGTTCGCGCCCGGGCTGGGGCGGGCGCCTACGGGGCCTTCTCCCGTGCGGAGTGTGCGGCCGCTCGCTGCGTCCTCCACGGGGGCCGTGGCCCGAGCGGCCGGGGACACCGATTCCGCCGCACTCGGGGAGCGCTGGCCGATCAGGCGCCCCGTCGTCCGGCGGTCGGAGAAGTGAAGGTCGCCCAGGATCTCAGCGCGGCGCTTCAGCTCGGCGCCCAGCGCCTGGGCGAACTCCCGCATCCGGACCGGGTCCGAGGCGACCAGGTGCTCGGTGACGTGCGGCAGCTCCGTACACGCCGCCAGGCCCTCGCCGCGCTCACCTCCCGCGCCGTCGACAAGGAGCAGGCCCAGCCGGTCGGGCCGCCCGCCGGCCGCCAGCGAGGCGGCGATCGAGCGCAGCAGCTCCGTGCGTCCGCTGCCCGCGGGCCCTTCGATCAGCAGGTGCGGGCCTTCCTCGGTCAGGTCCACCGACACCGGCCCGCGCGGTCCGGCGCCCAGGACGGCCGTGCCCTCCCCGGCGGCGGCCCAGCGGGCCATCAGCGAGGCGGGCGTGGCCCGGGCGAGACCGAGCTCGTCGAGCAGCCGGGCGGACCGGGGCAGCGCGGCCGCGGCCGTCCGCCCGTGTGCGGCGGGGGCGTCGGTGCGCAGCGGAGCCACCGCCCGCCCGAAGCGCTCGGCCCAGGCGACCGAGACCGCGTCCACCACGCCGACGGTCCCGTGGCCCGCGGCCCGGCCCCCCGCCGTACGCAGCAGCCGCAGCGCCGTCGCCACATCGCCGCTCAGCAGCGCCACGGCCCCGCACTCGCGGAAGGCGAGCGAGGCCGCGCAGGCGGTCTCGTACGTCGCGGCGACCGGGGAGACCGGCGAGGCGGCCGGCGCCTCGGCCAGGCAGAGCAGATGGATCCCCGCCGCCGCCCCCGCCCCGGCGAGCCGGGCCGTGGTCTCGCGCAGCGCCGCCGAACCGGGGTCGCCGTCCACGATCACGACCGTGGCCGGACCTTCGTAACGGGCCGCGGCCTCGGCGACGGTCGCCCGGTCGGCGCTCGGCCATCCCGGCCCGAGAGGTCCGTCGTCCAGCCTGCGGGTGAGCTCGGCGGTACGGGCATGAGCCTGATCGCGGTCGTACGCGAGGAGGAGCCGGCAGTCCTGGCCGTGCGCCGGGCGCAGATGCGGGAGCCAACCGAGCCAGCCCCAGGCACGGCGCCGCTCCTCCAGGGGACGGCTCCGGTCCGCGCTGATCAGCACGATCTCCAGGTCGGAGGGGGAGTGCAGGGCGGTCAGCTGGGCCACCACTGAGCGGGCGAGCCCGGCCAGCCGCTTGCCCGGGCCGGCGAGCCCGAGCGATCCGGCCTCGCGGAGCCCGACGGTGACGGGCACCCCGGACAGCTCGGCCCGGTCGGTCGTGCCGAGCCGGACGACGAGGGACTCCGGATGATCCGGGCCCCGCTCCCAGAGCCGCGGGCCGGGGCCGAGCGCGGTGAGCAGCACGGCGGCCGGGTCGGGCCAGGTCTCGGCGGCCTGCGGGTGATCCCCGGCCCGGTCCGTACCGGACGGGGCGCCGTCGTTCGCGCCGGCCTCGGCCCCGGGGACAGGCAGGTCCTCGCGGGGGCCGCTGAACCGTCGGGCCCAGGCCCCGATGCCGCGCTTGCCGCGCGGGGGCGTCGCCTGGCGCGGGGTCTGCCGGGTCCTGCTGTGCCCCTCGCCCGAGCCCTCGCCGTCCCCGGGCTCCTCGGCGCGCGCGTGCGTGGGGGAGGACGTGGAGGAAGGGGCGCCGCCATGGGTCGCGTCCTGGGACACGGAGGCGTACGGCCAGGTGTCACGCGCCTGCGAGTGCCCGTACACGCCGCCCTCCTGGCCCGCGCCGGGCAGTGCGGAGCCGCCGAGGGCCGCACCGCTTTCCGTGACCGAGCCCGCACCCGTCCCGTACCGTCCCGAGCCGTACGGGTCGACCCGCAGGTGCCCCTCGCCGTCCGGGGTCGTCGGCAGGGAGTCCGTACCGCAGCCGCCCGGTCCCGCAAGCCGCAGGGCGGACTCGCCGAGGCGCAGCAGGGCCCCGGGCAGCAGGCGGACGGGGCGGTCGCCGACCGCCGTGCCGTCCAGCGTCGTGCCGTTCGTGGAGCCGAGGTCCGCGACCGTGACCCGGCCGTCGGCCCCGACGGTCACCGTGCAGTGCACCCGGGAGACGTCTGGGTCGTCGAGCGGGACGTCCGCGTCCAGGGAGCGGCCGATCCTGATCGGGCCGCCGTGCAGCAGATGAACCCCACCCGCGTCCGGCCCCGCGACCACGTGGAGCCGGGCCGCGGCGCCTTCGCCGAGGCGGTCGTCCTCGCCGGGGACCTGGAGTGTGAGGACCGCGCCGTCGACGAGCGGGGGCTCGCCGAGCGCGCAGCGCCGGGCGTCGAGCCGCTCGCCGCCCGCGTAGAGCACGGTCGTGCCCGAGGTGGAGGTGTCCGGGCCGGAGAGGGCCGCGGCCAGACCGGAGGCCACGGCGGCCAGCGCCGTCCCCGCCGGGGCCGTGACGAGCACGTCGCACGCGCGCCCCGCGCCGTGGCCGGCGTGCGGCGCGAGGACGGTCAGCCGGATCTGCATCGCCGTCAGCGGTCCCTTCCGCGTGATGCCCGGCAGGGGAACGCCCTGTGTCTCCCCCCACCCGGCACGGACGCGTCGTCCGGTACAGGTCGGCACGGCGCAGGGGCTCCCGACCCCTCGATGCGACGTGCTGTGTGCATCCTCGCACCTGCCACTGACAACCCGCCCGCGGGTCGCCTCCAAGTGATCTTGAATGGTCGACTGTGGACGTAAAAGTGCCTGGTTGGGTACGCCTTACGACGGCCCCGGCAACCAGCGGTGCGACAAACGCGTCTTCTTTTCGGACAAGTCGGCACCCGGAATCAGCCGCCTCGGGGTCGACCGTTGACCCGTTCGACGGCACTAAAGTGGGTCGGACACCCGGACGGGTCACAACAGATGTCACAACAGATGACAGGGACCCAGGGGCCCAGGACCACGATCAGCAGGGAGCGCGTGACGTGCGGCCAATCGGCAGCAAGTACCTGCTCGAGGAGCCGCTCGGACGCGGCGCCACGGGCACCGTCTGGCGAGCCCGCCA contains:
- a CDS encoding FtsK/SpoIIIE domain-containing protein, whose amino-acid sequence is MQIRLTVLAPHAGHGAGRACDVLVTAPAGTALAAVASGLAAALSGPDTSTSGTTVLYAGGERLDARRCALGEPPLVDGAVLTLQVPGEDDRLGEGAAARLHVVAGPDAGGVHLLHGGPIRIGRSLDADVPLDDPDVSRVHCTVTVGADGRVTVADLGSTNGTTLDGTAVGDRPVRLLPGALLRLGESALRLAGPGGCGTDSLPTTPDGEGHLRVDPYGSGRYGTGAGSVTESGAALGGSALPGAGQEGGVYGHSQARDTWPYASVSQDATHGGAPSSTSSPTHARAEEPGDGEGSGEGHSRTRQTPRQATPPRGKRGIGAWARRFSGPREDLPVPGAEAGANDGAPSGTDRAGDHPQAAETWPDPAAVLLTALGPGPRLWERGPDHPESLVVRLGTTDRAELSGVPVTVGLREAGSLGLAGPGKRLAGLARSVVAQLTALHSPSDLEIVLISADRSRPLEERRRAWGWLGWLPHLRPAHGQDCRLLLAYDRDQAHARTAELTRRLDDGPLGPGWPSADRATVAEAAARYEGPATVVIVDGDPGSAALRETTARLAGAGAAAGIHLLCLAEAPAASPVSPVAATYETACAASLAFRECGAVALLSGDVATALRLLRTAGGRAAGHGTVGVVDAVSVAWAERFGRAVAPLRTDAPAAHGRTAAAALPRSARLLDELGLARATPASLMARWAAAGEGTAVLGAGPRGPVSVDLTEEGPHLLIEGPAGSGRTELLRSIAASLAAGGRPDRLGLLLVDGAGGERGEGLAACTELPHVTEHLVASDPVRMREFAQALGAELKRRAEILGDLHFSDRRTTGRLIGQRSPSAAESVSPAARATAPVEDAASGRTLRTGEGPVGARPSPGANDLTYHPSGRTARAGDGRIDDRPSGRTAQSGDGRIDDRPSGRTTRTGAEDLTYHPSGRTPRSGDHPGVPDPRTSGDDLGDRPSGRLPRRGDGDIADRPSGRVPGPGTGAEDLTYHPSGRTTRTGDGAIGDRPSGRTTHPAADPDLVDRASARVPRPGGEPDPYGGAAPRVRAEAAGSTAHRPAAADTAGHPAGTTPLPRLVVLVDDFDALVAPALGSPGRPAAGSVVRALEAVARSGERLGVHLVVTSARPDRTADTELAHGARLRVVLDPAPVAAGPDEPAPGRGRLGHPDGRVTPFQSGRVTGRIPRTATLRPTVVPLEWERMGDPPTRRPVRELGNGPTDLALLASALDRAARSVDASPVPPLTPATRA
- a CDS encoding ABC transporter substrate-binding protein, which codes for MRTTLRTRRAARTVATVTALTLALAGCGGDGDSGGGGKKDPGQPAPSGSSVTLPSLKGEKIEVAAVWTGPEQENFTKVLKEFEKRTGATVTFVPAQDPIVNFLGTKIAGGSPPDVAMLPQVGAIQQAAAQKWLKPVGPETEAQLAKNYSQGWRDLGAVDGKQYGVYFKAANKSLIWYNNAAFENAGATEPKTWKEFLATAETISASGVTPVSVGGADGWTLTDWFENIYLSQAGPTKYDQLAKHEIKWTDASVTQALTTLAELFGKPNLIVGGADGALQTEFPVSVTQTFTGGDQPKGAMVFEGDFSAVNIAQTSAKIGTDAKVFPFPAVGAASPVVTGGDAAVALKDTKGAQALLTFLASPDAAAIWAGAGGFLSPNKNLNLTAYPNDVQREIAKAMLEAGDDFRFDMSDQMPQSFGGTPGKGEWKALQDFLKNPKDIAGTQARLEADAAKAYKG